A DNA window from Naumovozyma dairenensis CBS 421 chromosome 7, complete genome contains the following coding sequences:
- the CBF5 gene encoding pseudouridine synthase CBF5 (similar to Saccharomyces cerevisiae CBF5 (YLR175W); ancestral locus Anc_1.397), with translation MSKDFVITPEAAGSTANTSEWPLLLKDYDKLLVRSGHYTPIPTGSTPLKRDLKSYISSGVINLDKPSNPSSHEVVAWIKRILRCEKTGHSGTLDPKVTGCLIVCVDRATRLVKSQQGAGKEYVCIVRLHDALKDEKDLGRSLENLTGALFQRPPLISAVKRQLRVRTIYDSNLIEFDNKRNLGVFWASCEAGTYMRTLCVHMGMLLGVGGHMQELRRVRSGALSENDNMVTLHDVLDAQWVYDNTRDESYLRKIIQPLETLLVGYKRIVVKDSAVNAVCYGAKLMIPGLLRYEEGIELYDEVVLITTKGEAIAVAIAQMSTVDLATCDHGVVATVKRCIMERDLYPRRWGLGPIAQKKKQMKADGKLDKFGRTNENTPEDWKKSYKPLDSNPESTTTTSESAPLIKEVESKEEKKQEEESKEKESNDEETKVEKKEKKDKKEKKDKKEKKEKKDKKEKKEKKRKADEDGEGEGEEKKKKKSKK, from the coding sequence ATGTCAAAGGACTTTGTTATCACTCCAGAAGCTGCCGGTTCCACCGCAAACACCAGTGAATGGCCATTACTATTGAAAGATTACGATAAATTACTTGTCAGAAGTGGTCACTATACCCCGATTCCTACTGGTTCCACTCCATTAAAGAGAGATTTAAAATCATACATTAGTTCAGGTGTCATAAATTTAGATAAACCATCTAATCCATCTTCTCATGAAGTGGTCGCTTGGATTAAACGTATATTACGTTGTGAAAAGACTGGTCATTCAGGTACTTTAGATCCTAAAGTCACTGGTTGTTTGATCGTTTGTGTAGATAGAGCTACTAGATTAGTTAAATCTCAACAAGGTGCAGGTAAAGAGTATGTTTGTATTGTTAGATTACATGATGctttgaaagatgaaaagGATTTAGGACGTTCTTTGGAGAACTTGACTGGGGCTTTATTCCAAAGACCTCCTTTAATTTCTGCTGTTAAGAGACAATTACGTGTTCGTACCATTTATGATTCTAATTTGATCGAATTCGATAATAAGAGGAATCTAGGTGTCTTTTGGGCTTCTTGTGAAGCTGGTACTTATATGCGTACTCTATGTGTTCACATGGGTATGTTATTAGGTGTTGGTGGTCACATGCAAGAATTACGTCGTGTTAGATCAGGTGCCTTAtctgaaaatgataatatggTCACTTTACATGATGTTTTGGATGCTCAATGGGTTTATGATAACACTAGAGATGAATCATACTTGAGAAAGATTATTCAACCTTTAGAAACACTTTTGGTTGGCTATAAGAGAATTGTAGTCAAGGATTCTGCAGTTAACGCTGTTTGTTACGGTGCTAAATTGATGATTCCAGGTCTATTACGTTACGAAGAAGGTATTGAATTATACGATGAAGTTGTTTTGATCACTACTAAGGGTGAAGCTATTGCTGTCGCCATTGCTCAAATGTCCACTGTCGATTTGGCTACTTGTGATCATGGTGTTGTTGCCACTGTGAAGAGATGTATCATGGAAAGAGATTTATACCCAAGAAGATGGGGGTTGGGTCCAATCGCtcaaaagaagaagcaaaTGAAGGCTGACGgtaaattagataaattcGGACGTACTAATGAAAATACCCCAGAAGATTGGAAGAAGAGTTACAAACCATTAGACAGTAATCCTGAATCAACTACCACTACATCCGAATCTGCTCcattaattaaagaagttgaaagtaaagaagaaaagaaacaagaagaagaatctaaggaaaaagaatccaacgatgaagaaactaaggtagaaaagaaagaaaagaaggacaagaaggaaaagaaggataagaaagaaaagaaagaaaagaaagacaaaaaggaaaagaaagaaaagaagaggAAGGCTGATGAAGATGGCGAAGGTGAAggtgaagaaaagaagaaaaagaaatctaagaaataa